One genomic window of Haemophilus haemolyticus includes the following:
- a CDS encoding peroxiredoxin — translation MYNVPESECFTAKYRAVLRGEEIKLFTPNDSISLYSQVNFDNQSLQKSAVDYFAVSILGGILSSVKAHFAQQRADIVEMEGKIWLNLTNPLTLLGVRGYSEQPVINDGKIKIFISSDLTDDIFTQLTQNALRCCFIYNTITKAFPLNIEFEQVL, via the coding sequence ATGTATAACGTACCTGAAAGTGAATGTTTTACCGCTAAATATCGAGCCGTATTACGCGGAGAAGAAATTAAATTATTCACACCGAATGACAGTATTTCGCTCTATTCACAAGTCAATTTCGATAACCAATCATTACAAAAAAGCGCGGTGGATTATTTCGCTGTTTCTATTTTAGGGGGCATTTTGAGCAGTGTAAAAGCGCATTTTGCTCAACAACGAGCCGATATTGTAGAAATGGAAGGAAAAATTTGGCTCAACCTCACCAATCCTTTAACCTTACTCGGCGTTCGCGGCTATAGTGAGCAGCCTGTCATTAATGACGGAAAAATTAAAATTTTTATCTCATCGGATTTAACCGATGATATCTTCACACAACTCACGCAAAACGCATTACGCTGTTGTTTTATTTACAACACGATAACCAAAGCCTTTCCTTTAAATATAGAATTTGAGCAAGTGCTTTGA
- a CDS encoding cobalamin-independent methionine synthase II family protein, protein MKPFTTSLLGSMPRSQALLMARKKHALGKITTTELEQIVVQETKQIVALQQRTGIDIITSGELLRDNYLSFIAQKIQGATLMSMSEMLDHIKEKQVFESMLETLDVPALSIKNAICVGKISYKQSLVADEMLLLKNLTKQPIKATLPGPYLMARSMWLSPVSGQYYSSKEEMAKDVVAILKQEIDHLCELGVSVVQFDEPVLTEVIFSHHQTRSFMCAALSEKQDFAAELQFAKSLITQIFEYARNKNIKTALHVCRGNWSKDESVLLRGPYTSLVDLFESALPDILMLEFSTPRAGELSSLLESEILRQKCILGLGVINPRSDEVETVEQIVQRAEKALNYLPPEQIWLNPDCGFATFSNRPLNGFDIIEAKLKVLNEAKSILRERYV, encoded by the coding sequence ATGAAACCTTTCACAACTTCCCTTTTAGGCTCAATGCCTCGTAGCCAAGCACTTTTGATGGCTCGTAAAAAGCACGCACTCGGCAAAATAACCACTACAGAGCTTGAGCAAATCGTTGTTCAAGAAACGAAACAAATTGTCGCACTTCAACAACGCACTGGCATTGATATCATCACTAGCGGTGAATTACTTCGCGACAATTACCTTTCTTTTATTGCACAAAAAATTCAAGGCGCGACCTTAATGAGCATGAGTGAAATGCTCGATCACATTAAAGAAAAGCAAGTTTTTGAATCGATGCTAGAAACCTTGGATGTTCCCGCACTTTCCATAAAAAATGCTATTTGCGTGGGAAAAATCAGCTACAAACAATCTTTAGTAGCAGATGAAATGTTGCTACTGAAAAATCTAACCAAGCAACCAATTAAAGCAACCTTGCCTGGGCCTTACTTAATGGCTCGCTCCATGTGGCTTTCGCCTGTGTCAGGGCAATATTATTCATCAAAAGAAGAAATGGCAAAAGATGTTGTTGCTATCTTAAAGCAAGAAATTGATCATTTGTGTGAGCTAGGCGTAAGCGTAGTTCAATTTGATGAGCCTGTTTTGACAGAAGTTATTTTTAGCCATCATCAAACACGTTCATTTATGTGTGCGGCGTTAAGCGAAAAACAAGATTTTGCAGCAGAGCTACAGTTTGCGAAAAGTTTAATTACTCAAATCTTTGAGTATGCAAGAAATAAAAATATCAAAACCGCATTACATGTATGCCGAGGCAACTGGAGCAAAGATGAAAGCGTATTACTGCGCGGGCCTTATACATCATTAGTAGATTTATTTGAATCGGCATTACCTGATATTTTAATGCTCGAATTTTCTACGCCAAGAGCGGGAGAATTAAGTTCGTTATTAGAAAGTGAAATCTTAAGACAAAAATGTATTTTAGGCTTAGGCGTCATCAATCCTCGTTCTGATGAAGTAGAAACCGTAGAACAGATTGTTCAGCGTGCAGAAAAAGCCTTAAATTACCTTCCACCAGAGCAAATTTGGCTAAATCCAGATTGTGGATTTGCCACTTTTTCTAACCGCCCTTTAAATGGATTTGACATTATTGAAGCCAAACTTAAGGTATTAAATGAAGCAAAATCAATATTGAGGGAACGTTATGTATAA
- a CDS encoding phosphate/phosphite/phosphonate ABC transporter substrate-binding protein — translation MSEKLKIGAVIYAPQVTVIWGIIADFFEKEGFPIEPVYFKDYKGQVDALLNNEIDVAWNSPLAWLDGYLRSGGKTLNGAMRDTDQDRQSYLVVNDPTIQSIEDLKNKTIAFGAIDSPQARLIPIEFLHQHGLEFGQDYVEKRFDVGVGLHGDHVGGELDAANALKDRQVAATWMLDFNFERWTKDGTLDPAAVRVLAKTPSFDHCIFSGRVGLDETKFNAFTETLFKMDYNNPEHKEMMDLEGLKRWVAGRTKGFAQLQAANEYLKFL, via the coding sequence ATGAGTGAGAAATTAAAAATTGGGGCGGTAATCTACGCCCCACAAGTGACAGTGATTTGGGGAATTATTGCAGACTTTTTCGAAAAAGAAGGCTTCCCTATTGAACCCGTGTATTTCAAAGACTACAAAGGACAAGTTGATGCGTTACTCAATAATGAAATTGATGTGGCGTGGAACTCACCTCTAGCTTGGCTAGATGGTTACTTACGTAGTGGCGGTAAAACCTTAAATGGTGCCATGCGTGATACCGACCAAGATCGTCAAAGCTATTTAGTTGTTAATGACCCAACTATCCAATCGATTGAAGATTTAAAAAATAAAACTATTGCTTTTGGTGCGATTGATTCTCCACAAGCGCGGTTAATTCCAATCGAGTTTTTACATCAACATGGCTTAGAGTTTGGTCAAGATTATGTAGAAAAACGCTTTGATGTGGGTGTTGGTTTGCACGGCGATCATGTAGGCGGTGAATTAGATGCAGCTAATGCATTAAAAGATCGCCAAGTCGCGGCAACATGGATGTTAGATTTCAACTTTGAACGTTGGACAAAAGATGGCACACTCGATCCAGCAGCAGTTCGAGTACTCGCAAAAACACCATCATTTGACCATTGTATTTTTAGTGGACGCGTGGGATTAGATGAAACCAAATTCAATGCATTCACCGAAACCTTGTTCAAAATGGATTACAACAATCCAGAACATAAAGAAATGATGGATTTGGAAGGATTAAAACGTTGGGTTGCGGGTAGAACAAAAGGTTTTGCTCAATTACAAGCTGCCAATGAATATTTAAAATTCTTGTAA
- a CDS encoding acyl-CoA dehydrogenase family protein, producing MSQIYTQVRKLAEQFIEPYADELDQKKEFPVQAFKELGKAGWFSLLIPKEYGGMGLTLKEHAEVCMALAESSASAGLCYMMSNVAVNCLNLFGSNQLKQKIFSDIVQNQTFAALAYSELGTGTHFYITDATAQFNAEHAVFNGLKSMVTSGNYASYYLALLPSENGETIDNWVLPLGTQGLTFEADSWNGLGMRSNVSCFMRMTDMPLDRSWRIGEVGTGAEQVFGGIAPAFICGLAAVYSGVCKAVLTDAIKHSTHRKYTSGTALAEIETVQIHLAKIYANTNAAVCATQDAARAATEGDADALAKLLAARILASENAITLAQIGMRIGGGKAYNKMGPMERYLRDALASQVMAPSVDVLNIWLGKAITGQQIP from the coding sequence ATGTCGCAAATCTATACTCAGGTGAGAAAGTTAGCGGAACAGTTTATTGAGCCTTACGCCGACGAACTCGATCAAAAAAAAGAATTTCCTGTTCAGGCATTTAAGGAATTAGGTAAAGCCGGTTGGTTTTCACTTTTAATTCCGAAAGAATACGGCGGAATGGGATTAACCCTGAAAGAACATGCTGAAGTCTGTATGGCGTTAGCAGAAAGTTCAGCCTCTGCTGGTCTCTGTTACATGATGAGTAATGTTGCAGTGAATTGTTTAAATCTATTCGGCAGCAATCAACTCAAACAAAAAATCTTTTCTGACATTGTTCAAAATCAAACCTTTGCCGCACTCGCCTATAGTGAATTAGGCACAGGTACTCACTTCTATATTACCGATGCAACCGCACAATTTAATGCTGAACATGCAGTATTCAATGGCTTAAAATCCATGGTGACATCGGGCAATTATGCATCTTATTATTTAGCGCTTTTGCCTTCGGAAAATGGTGAAACTATTGATAACTGGGTGCTTCCACTTGGTACTCAAGGCTTAACTTTTGAAGCCGATAGCTGGAATGGCTTAGGTATGCGTAGCAATGTCTCTTGCTTTATGCGAATGACCGATATGCCATTAGATCGTAGCTGGCGTATTGGTGAAGTTGGCACAGGCGCAGAACAAGTATTTGGTGGCATTGCACCAGCCTTTATTTGCGGTTTGGCAGCTGTCTATAGTGGCGTCTGTAAAGCCGTGCTTACTGACGCAATTAAACATTCAACACACCGTAAATACACATCTGGCACTGCATTAGCTGAAATCGAAACCGTGCAAATTCACTTAGCTAAAATCTATGCAAATACAAACGCTGCTGTATGTGCTACGCAAGATGCGGCTCGTGCAGCCACAGAAGGTGATGCTGATGCATTAGCTAAATTATTAGCTGCCCGAATTCTTGCGAGCGAAAATGCGATTACCCTTGCACAAATTGGTATGCGTATTGGCGGTGGTAAGGCCTATAACAAAATGGGGCCAATGGAACGCTATTTACGCGATGCATTAGCAAGTCAAGTGATGGCACCAAGTGTCGATGTGCTAAATATTTGGTTAGGTAAAGCCATTACAGGTCAACAAATTCCATAA
- a CDS encoding TatD family hydrolase, whose product MPFFDTHTHLDYLQQFTGEPLSQLVDNAKQADVQKILIVAVKEADFKTIKNMTALFPDNLCYGLGLHPLYIQEHAENDLILLEQTLKNRDANCTVVAEIGLERAIPDLLTDELWAKQCHFFESQLYLAKQFNLPVNIHSRKTHDQIFTFLKRIPLSKLGVVHGFSGSYDQAKRFVDLGYKIGVGGTITYERANKTRQAIAKLPLDALVLETDSPDMPVFGFQGQPNRPERIVESFKALCTLRNEPAELIKKVTWENACQIFS is encoded by the coding sequence ATGCCTTTCTTCGACACTCACACGCATCTCGATTATCTCCAACAATTTACTGGGGAGCCTTTGTCACAGCTTGTTGATAATGCTAAGCAAGCCGATGTGCAAAAAATACTGATTGTGGCGGTGAAAGAAGCTGATTTTAAAACAATCAAAAATATGACCGCACTTTTTCCTGATAATTTGTGCTATGGGCTTGGGCTCCATCCTCTTTATATTCAAGAACACGCCGAAAATGATTTGATTCTGTTAGAACAAACCTTAAAAAATCGTGATGCAAATTGCACGGTGGTGGCAGAAATTGGTTTGGAACGCGCGATTCCCGATTTGCTCACCGATGAACTTTGGGCAAAACAATGTCATTTTTTTGAAAGCCAACTTTATTTGGCAAAACAGTTTAATTTACCCGTCAATATTCACAGTCGAAAAACCCATGATCAAATTTTTACTTTTTTAAAACGTATTCCATTATCCAAACTTGGCGTGGTACACGGTTTTTCAGGAAGCTACGATCAAGCAAAACGCTTTGTTGATTTAGGTTATAAAATCGGGGTTGGCGGCACTATCACTTATGAACGCGCCAATAAAACTCGTCAAGCGATTGCAAAGCTACCACTTGACGCCTTAGTGTTGGAAACAGACAGTCCAGATATGCCTGTATTTGGTTTTCAAGGCCAACCTAATCGACCAGAACGTATTGTGGAAAGTTTCAAAGCCCTTTGCACCTTAAGAAATGAACCGGCTGAATTGATTAAAAAAGTCACATGGGAAAATGCTTGCCAGATTTTTTCTTGA
- a CDS encoding peptidylprolyl isomerase, whose protein sequence is MVTLHTNFGDIKIKLDFDKAPVTAENFLNYCKDGFYNNTIFHRVIDGFMIQGGGMESGMREKATKAPIQNEANNRLSNKRGTIAMARTSDPHSATAQFFINVADNDFLNYRSKEMFGREVVQEWGYAVFGEVVEGMDVVDKIKKVKTGNKGFHQDVPTEDVVITSVSVE, encoded by the coding sequence ATGGTTACGTTACACACAAACTTTGGCGACATTAAAATTAAATTGGATTTTGATAAAGCTCCAGTTACAGCAGAAAACTTCTTAAATTACTGTAAAGACGGTTTTTATAATAACACAATTTTTCACCGTGTTATTGATGGCTTTATGATTCAAGGTGGTGGTATGGAAAGCGGTATGCGCGAGAAAGCAACTAAAGCACCAATCCAAAATGAAGCGAACAATCGTTTAAGTAACAAACGTGGAACCATTGCAATGGCTCGCACTTCAGATCCACATTCTGCGACCGCACAATTTTTCATTAACGTGGCAGACAACGATTTCTTAAATTATCGTTCAAAAGAAATGTTTGGCCGCGAAGTCGTTCAAGAATGGGGCTATGCGGTATTTGGTGAAGTGGTTGAAGGGATGGATGTTGTTGATAAAATCAAAAAAGTGAAAACAGGCAACAAAGGCTTTCATCAAGATGTTCCAACTGAAGATGTAGTGATTACATCGGTTTCAGTAGAATAA
- the cysS gene encoding cysteine--tRNA ligase, producing MLKIFNTLTREKEIFKPIHENKVGMYVCGVTVYDLCHIGHGRTFVCFDVIARYLRSLGYDLTYVRNITDVDDKIIKRALENKETCDQLVDRMVQEMYKDFDALNVLRPDFEPRATHHIPEIIEIVEKLIKRGHAYVADNGDVMFDVESFKEYGKLSRQDLEQLQAGARIEINEIKKNPMDFVLWKMSKENEPSWSSPWGAGRPGWHIECSAMNCKQLGEHFDIHGGGSDLMFPHHENEIAQSCCAHGGQYVNYWIHSGMIMVDKEKMSKSLGNFFTIRDVLNHYNAEAVRYFLLTAHYRSQLNYSEENLNLAQGALERLYTALRGTEQSAVAFGGENFVETFHEAMDDDFNTPNALSVLFEMAREINKLKTEDAEKANGLAARLRELGAILGLLQQDPEKFLQAGSDDDEVAKIEALIKQRNEARAAKDWPAADAARNELTAMGIVLEDGPNGTTWRKQ from the coding sequence ATGCTAAAAATTTTCAATACCTTAACGAGAGAAAAAGAAATCTTTAAACCTATCCACGAAAATAAAGTGGGAATGTATGTTTGTGGCGTCACTGTTTATGATTTGTGCCATATCGGTCATGGACGCACTTTTGTGTGCTTTGATGTGATTGCCCGTTATTTGCGTTCTTTGGGTTACGATTTAACTTATGTGCGCAATATTACGGACGTAGATGACAAAATTATTAAACGTGCGTTAGAAAACAAAGAAACCTGCGATCAACTTGTGGATCGTATGGTGCAGGAAATGTATAAAGATTTTGATGCACTTAATGTATTACGCCCTGATTTTGAACCTCGCGCTACGCATCATATTCCAGAAATTATTGAAATTGTGGAAAAATTAATTAAACGCGGACATGCTTATGTTGCGGATAATGGCGATGTGATGTTTGATGTGGAAAGCTTTAAAGAATACGGCAAATTATCTCGTCAAGATCTTGAGCAATTACAAGCCGGTGCACGTATTGAAATCAATGAAATCAAGAAAAATCCAATGGATTTCGTGCTTTGGAAAATGTCGAAAGAAAACGAACCAAGTTGGTCTTCTCCTTGGGGTGCAGGGCGTCCAGGTTGGCACATTGAATGTTCAGCGATGAACTGCAAACAGCTTGGTGAACATTTTGATATTCATGGCGGTGGCTCTGATTTAATGTTCCCTCACCACGAAAATGAAATTGCACAATCTTGCTGTGCGCATGGTGGACAATATGTTAATTATTGGATCCATTCCGGCATGATTATGGTGGATAAAGAAAAAATGTCGAAATCCCTCGGCAATTTCTTCACTATTCGTGATGTATTAAATCACTATAATGCAGAGGCTGTACGTTATTTCTTATTAACGGCACATTATCGTAGCCAGCTCAATTATAGCGAAGAAAACTTGAATTTAGCGCAAGGTGCGTTGGAACGTTTATACACGGCTTTACGCGGAACAGAGCAAAGTGCGGTTGCTTTTGGCGGGGAAAATTTTGTCGAAACTTTCCATGAAGCAATGGATGATGATTTTAATACGCCAAATGCACTTTCTGTTTTATTCGAAATGGCGCGTGAAATTAACAAGTTAAAAACAGAAGATGCTGAGAAAGCCAATGGGCTTGCTGCACGTTTGCGTGAATTGGGGGCAATTTTAGGATTACTTCAACAAGATCCAGAAAAATTCTTACAAGCAGGTTCTGACGATGATGAAGTGGCAAAAATTGAAGCACTGATTAAACAACGCAATGAAGCCCGTGCTGCTAAAGATTGGCCTGCCGCAGATGCAGCGCGTAATGAGCTTACCGCTATGGGTATCGTATTAGAAGATGGTCCGAATGGAACAACTTGGCGTAAGCAATAA
- a CDS encoding ferritin-like domain-containing protein translates to MTALITQFWQQVETALKTANPQEKCRLVNDLYDNLLPQIQLIKLEDFPEIMPQDNIAAFPEKPLLVAPKDVPKRSFATKEGYAATLHAIAHIEFNAINLGLDAAWRFGRNAQEELGEGLAFVKDWLRVAREESTHFSLVNEHLKTLGYQYGDFEAHAGLWEMAQATAHDIWERMALVPRVLEARGLDATPVLQEKIAQRKDFAAVNILDIILRDEIGHVYIGNHWYNALSKKRGLDAMKCFTELLHKYRIVIFKGVINTDARIQAGFTQHELDWIYEVEQTLKSYIKKS, encoded by the coding sequence ATGACCGCACTTATTACACAATTTTGGCAACAAGTTGAAACCGCACTGAAAACAGCAAATCCACAAGAAAAATGTCGTTTAGTCAATGATCTCTACGATAATCTTCTGCCACAAATTCAGTTGATAAAATTAGAAGATTTTCCCGAAATCATGCCACAAGATAATATTGCCGCTTTTCCTGAAAAACCGCTCTTAGTTGCACCGAAAGATGTGCCAAAACGTTCTTTTGCCACAAAAGAAGGCTATGCTGCCACATTGCACGCTATCGCACATATTGAGTTTAATGCGATTAATTTAGGCTTAGATGCGGCTTGGCGATTCGGGCGTAATGCACAAGAAGAACTTGGCGAAGGTTTGGCTTTTGTGAAAGATTGGCTGCGTGTCGCTCGTGAAGAAAGCACGCATTTTTCCTTAGTCAATGAACATTTGAAAACATTGGGTTATCAATATGGTGATTTTGAAGCTCATGCTGGATTATGGGAAATGGCGCAAGCCACCGCGCACGATATTTGGGAACGAATGGCGTTAGTTCCTCGTGTATTAGAAGCTCGGGGCCTCGATGCAACACCTGTTCTGCAAGAGAAAATCGCACAACGTAAAGATTTTGCCGCAGTGAACATTTTGGATATTATTTTGCGCGATGAAATTGGCCATGTGTATATCGGCAATCATTGGTATAACGCACTTTCTAAAAAACGTGGTTTGGATGCGATGAAATGCTTTACTGAGCTGTTACACAAATACCGTATTGTAATTTTTAAAGGTGTAATTAATACCGATGCTCGTATTCAAGCCGGTTTCACGCAGCATGAGTTGGATTGGATTTATGAAGTGGAACAAACCTTGAAATCCTATATTAAGAAATCATGA
- the tesB gene encoding acyl-CoA thioesterase II: MSDILNNLIHLLKLEKIDDLIFRGESQDLGFRQVFGGQVVAQALSAAMQVAPEDRILHSCHAYFLAPGDSQYPIIYDVETLREGRNFSALRVKAIQHKNTICHVTASFQVPEKGFEHQNTMPNAGAPEDFTDENVMLQKVAQTLPEPLNEKFAAERPFEVCTKYLNNPFNGTKLPAEQYSWFKTNGETPLDIKIQQCLLTYFSDFHCILTALHPHEKGFLQKGMKVATIDHSIWFHRPFDLNHWHLHAIESNNAFGGRGLARGQIFSQDGQLIATTQQEGLIRFNE; encoded by the coding sequence ATGTCAGATATTCTCAATAACCTCATTCATCTCCTTAAACTTGAAAAAATTGATGATTTAATCTTTCGTGGAGAAAGCCAAGATTTAGGTTTTCGCCAAGTATTTGGCGGGCAAGTGGTCGCTCAAGCATTATCAGCGGCAATGCAGGTGGCGCCAGAAGATCGCATTTTACATTCTTGTCATGCCTATTTTCTTGCCCCTGGAGACAGCCAATATCCGATTATTTACGATGTGGAAACCTTGCGCGAAGGGCGTAATTTTTCTGCATTACGCGTAAAAGCCATTCAACATAAAAATACCATTTGTCATGTAACCGCTTCTTTCCAAGTGCCTGAAAAAGGTTTTGAACATCAAAATACCATGCCGAATGCTGGCGCACCTGAAGACTTTACGGATGAAAATGTGATGCTACAAAAAGTAGCTCAAACCTTGCCAGAACCACTCAATGAAAAATTTGCAGCAGAGCGTCCATTTGAGGTATGTACCAAATATTTGAATAACCCATTTAACGGGACAAAATTGCCTGCGGAGCAATATTCGTGGTTTAAAACCAATGGTGAAACGCCGCTTGATATAAAAATTCAGCAATGTTTATTGACTTATTTTTCCGATTTTCACTGTATTTTGACCGCACTTCATCCGCACGAAAAAGGCTTTTTACAAAAAGGAATGAAAGTGGCAACCATTGATCACAGTATTTGGTTCCATCGTCCGTTTGATTTAAATCACTGGCATTTGCACGCAATTGAAAGCAATAATGCGTTTGGCGGTCGTGGTTTGGCACGAGGGCAGATTTTCTCGCAAGATGGTCAATTAATTGCAACAACACAACAAGAAGGCTTGATCCGTTTTAACGAATAA